The nucleotide window ACCCGTCCGCGACCTCAAGGGGGTGGCATGTCCGTAGAAGTGGGCAGTCAGAAGGTGCTTCCGCTCGATGCGCCGGACGCCGCCGAATGCGGCGCGGCCATCAACACGCGCACCCTGTCCCGTTCGCTCTTCATGCGGCTCGCCGAACTCCCGCCGGACAGCCCGGACCGGGGCTACGTCCGGGACACCCTGATCGAGCTCAACCTCCCGCTGGTGCGGTACGCCGCGGCCCGCTTCCGCAGCCGCAACGAGCCGATGGAGGACATCGTCCAGGTCGGCACGATCGGGCTGATCAAGGCGATCGACCGGTTCGACTGCAACCGGGGCGTGGAGTTCCCGACCTTCGCCATGCCCACCGTGGTCGGCGAGATCAAGCGCTTCTTCCGGGACACCTCCTGGTCGGTCCGGGTCCCGCGGCGCCTCCAGGAGCTGCGGCTGGCGCTGACCAAGGCCAGTGACGAGCTGGCCCAGCGGCTCGACCGCTCCCCCACGGTCGCCGAACTCGCCGCCGTGCTCAAGGTTTCCGAGGAGGACGTGGTCGACGGACTCGCCGTCGGCAACGCCTACACCGCCAGCTCGCTGGACTCCCCGCCGCCCGAGGAGGACGGCGGCGAGGGCTCCCTCGCCGACCGGCTCGGCTACGAGGACAGCGCCCTGGAGGGCGTGGAGTACCGCGAGTCGCTCAAGCCGCTGCTGGCCCAACTGCCGCCCCGCGAGCGGCGGATCATCATGCTGCGCTTCTTCGCCAACATGACGCAGTCGCAGATCGGCGAGGAGGTCGGCATCTCCCAGATGCACGTCTCCCGGCTGCTCACCCGCACCCTGGCCCAGCTCCGCGAGGGGCTCACGGCCGAATGAGGGTCCACGGGCCGTCGCCGACCGGGCGGCCCGTGCCCGGAACGGAACGGGGCCGGTGCGCTTACCACATCCCGTTCCACGGCGGACAGGTTCTCACCGATCACCACCGTAATTCCCCGTCGCCGTCCACATTCTGACTGAGCGTCAGTATTCTGGCGCGATGGTCCGCATACCCGGCCGCCCGGCCACGGGAGGGCGGCGCGCCAGGTCCCCCCGGCATCCTCTGCCGCGTTGGCACACGCTCCCGGCGAGCCGGCGGCGCGCTCTGACGGCTTCCGCCGCGACGGTGAGCGCGGCGCTGCTGGCCTGGCTGGCGTTGTTCGGCGGCACCGGCAGCGGGGGCGGCTACCTCGCCTCCGGCGCCGACGGGCCGACCGGTCCGCGCCACCTGGTGCCCCCGGACGCCAAGGTCTCGTTCGTCCCGTTGCCCGGATCGTCCGGCCCGGCGCGCGGTGCGCCGGATCCGCCGGCGGCGGCACCGTCCGCGTCCGGCCCGGCCGCCTCCCGGATCGCGCCGTCCACGTCCCCGCCGGCGACGCCGACGCCGACGCCCTCCACCGGAGAACCGGCGAACCCCGGGCCCGTTCCCGTACCCCCCGGACCGCCGGACAGCGGGCAGCCGCCGTCCGCGCGGCCCGCCCGGCTCACCATGGACGACCCGGTACGCGCACCCGGTGACCAGCGCTGGTGCGACGAGGTCACCGTCGTCTTCACCGACACCGGCGACCTGCCGGTGACCTCCGGCACGGTGACCTTCGCCACCCACGTCATCGGGCTGCTCGGCACCGACTGGGCCACCGTGACGACCACCCGGCCGGTGCCCGTCCCGATCGCGGGCGGGCGCAGCGTGCGGCGCGCCTACCAGGTGTGCGTGGACGCCTGGCGGGTGCCGCTGGGGATGCACGTCGAGACGCGCTCGGTACGGCTCGGCGGAGCGGACGGGTCCGGGTCAGAGCGCGAGGTACGCGACGACCGCGACGACGACCACGGCGAGCACGATGCCGACGATCAGGCCGGTGCGCGGGCCGCGTGAGGTGCCGTAGGTGGTCGCCGCACCGGCCGCCGGAGCCCGTTCGGCACCCTCGTCGACGAAGGCGCGGAACATCTGGG belongs to Streptantibioticus cattleyicolor NRRL 8057 = DSM 46488 and includes:
- a CDS encoding RNA polymerase sigma factor SigF; translated protein: MSVEVGSQKVLPLDAPDAAECGAAINTRTLSRSLFMRLAELPPDSPDRGYVRDTLIELNLPLVRYAAARFRSRNEPMEDIVQVGTIGLIKAIDRFDCNRGVEFPTFAMPTVVGEIKRFFRDTSWSVRVPRRLQELRLALTKASDELAQRLDRSPTVAELAAVLKVSEEDVVDGLAVGNAYTASSLDSPPPEEDGGEGSLADRLGYEDSALEGVEYRESLKPLLAQLPPRERRIIMLRFFANMTQSQIGEEVGISQMHVSRLLTRTLAQLREGLTAE